Proteins encoded within one genomic window of Diceros bicornis minor isolate mBicDic1 chromosome X, mDicBic1.mat.cur, whole genome shotgun sequence:
- the LOC131400171 gene encoding heat shock transcription factor, X-linked member 3-like: MASQSTDQIDQVELAPSSNGESAAGVPSNSSNSSNLDSREILENHSDQAVSQDPGPQEDLRPQDPNQGTAHMEENNLLGLSFPRKLWMLAEDSTFTSVRWNDDGDTVIIEEDLFQREILNRRGAARIFETDSLKTFIRQLNLHGFSKIRPDDSSAHSPGNKRMMIYKNPNFQRDKPLLIENIRRRGDLRIIACPGTSATTPKRKKQVAATRHSPRIHRNEPTKEANKKAQKEAPDAQGPSGSWWFTCSGICSVTCAARRTMANHHPSEPGSPSGEGPSRNEMFVPLATARRDGTGEPPARPPDYSDYDFVMSLYNTSYFILLAALSVMSAYEAPDGDEEQEGSSDHKCVLCEQCKDNPGP; encoded by the exons ATGGCTAGTCAGAGTACTGACCAGATAGATCAAGTCGAGCTGGCCCCATCAAGTAATGGAGAGTCAGCAGCAGGGGTCCCATCTAATTCATCCAATTCATCAAATTTGGATTCAAGGGAGATTTTGGAGAACCACAGTGACCAAGCCGTGAGCCAAGATCCAGGCCCCCAAGAAGACCTACGACCACAGGATCCAAACCAAGGCACCGCCCACATGGAAGAAAACAATCTTCTTGGGCTCTCCTTCCCTAGAAAGCTTTGGATGTTAGCAGAGGACAGCACCTTCACATCTGTGCGCTGGAATGATGACGGAGACACCGTGATCATTGAAGAAGATCTTTTCCAGAGGGAGATTCTTAACCGGAGAGGTGCAGCGAGAATTTTTGAAACAGACAGCTTGAAGACTTTTATCCGCCAACTGAATCTCCATGGATTCAGCAAAATACGTCCAGACGACTCTTCGGCTCACTCTCCAGGGAACAAGAGAATGATG ATCTACAAAAACCCAAACTTTCAGAGAGACAAGCCTCTCCTCATTGAGAACATTCGGAGAAGAGGAGACCTGAGAATTATTGCCTGCCCAGGGACCAGTGCAACAACTCCCAAGAGAAAGAAGCAGGTAGCAGCTACGAGGCACTCCCCAAGAATCCATCGCAATGAACCCACCAAAGAAGCCAACAAAAAGGCCCAGAAGGAAGCCCCAGATGCTCAGGGACCCAGTGGCAGCTGGTGGTTCACGTGTTCTGGTATCTGTTCTGTGACCTGTGCAGCCAGACGTACCATGGCAAACCATCACCCAAGTGAGCCAGGCAGCCCAAGTGGGGAGGGCCCGTCCAGGAATGAGATGTTTGTGCCCCTGGCTACTGCAAGAAGGGATGGCACAGGGGAACCACCCGCCAGGCCCCCAGATTACTCAGATTACGATTTTGTGATGTCCTTGTACAACACCAGTTATTTCATCCTGCTGGCTGCCCTTTCAGTCATGTCTGCATACGAGGCCCCTGATGGGGATGAGGAGCAGGAAGGCTCCTCAGATCACAAATGTGTACTCTGCGAGCAGTGCAAGGACAATCCAGGTCCCTAA
- the LOC131400400 gene encoding LOW QUALITY PROTEIN: melanoma-associated antigen 11-like (The sequence of the model RefSeq protein was modified relative to this genomic sequence to represent the inferred CDS: inserted 1 base in 1 codon; substituted 1 base at 1 genomic stop codon), with product MHRSSAWNLCNQELQEPTAPSVLFLGTLEEVAAAVTPSPPQSPQSAWPSPTTMAAAPWSQSEHDGSSNQDEEGSSTWEDLEDVECSLQDALHLKIADLVGFLLLRYCTKEATTKAEMLNLVIREYQDHXPVIFSXVSECMQLVFGVGVKEVDPNHQSYVLVTTLGLTYDGMLSGEQSMPKTGLLVLLLDVILLEGDCAPEEDIWEALSVMGVCAGTEHFIYGEPRELLTKVWVREPYVAYRQVPDSNPACYEFLWGPRAHTETSKMKVLEYLLRVGSRDPGSFLHVCEEAVSDEEEGA from the exons atgCATAGGTCAAGTGCCTGGAACCTCTGCAACCAG GAGCTCCAGGAACCCACAG ccccctctgtcctgttcctgggcaccctggaggaggtggctgcTGCTGTGACCCCAAGTCCTCCCCAGAGCCCTCAGAGTGCCTGGCCCTCCCCCACTACCATGGCAGCCGCTCCATGGAGCCAATCTGAACACGATGGCTCTAGCAACCAAGATGAAGAGGGGTCAAGTACCTGGGAGGACCTGGAAGATGTCGAGTGTTCGCTCCAAGACGCACTACATTTGAAGATCGCTGATCTGGTGGGGTTCCTGCTCCTCCGGTATTGCACAAAGGAGGCGACCACAAAGGCGGAAATGCTGAATCTGGTCATCAGAGAATACCAGGACC TTCCTGTGATCTTCAGCTGAGTCTCTGAGTGCATGCAGCTGGTCTTTGGCGTTGGCGTGAAGGAAGTGGACCCCAACCACCAATCCTACGTCCTGGTCACCACCCTGGGCCTCACATACGATGGGATGCTGAGCGGTGAGCAGAGCATGCCCAAGACCGGCCTCCTGGTGCTGCTCCTGGACGTGATCCTCCTGGAGGGCGACTGCGCCCCTGAGGAGGACATCTGGGAAGCGCTGAGTGTCATGGGGGTGTGTGCCGGGACAGAGCACTTCATCTATGGGGAGCCCAGGGAGCTCCTCACCAAAGTTTGGGTGCGAGAACCATACGTGGCATACCGGCAGGTGCCCGACAGCAATCCTGCATGCTACGAGTTCCTTTGGGGTCCCAGGGCCCACACTGAAACCAGCAAGATGAAAGTCCTGGAGTATTTGCTCAGGGTGGGTAGCAGGGATCCAGGTTCCTTCCTCCACGTGTGCGAAGAGGCTGTGAGCGATGAGGAAGAGGGGGCCTGA